A genomic segment from Vicugna pacos chromosome 17, VicPac4, whole genome shotgun sequence encodes:
- the PPP4R2 gene encoding serine/threonine-protein phosphatase 4 regulatory subunit 2 isoform X1, with translation MDVERLQEALKDFEKRGKKEVCPVLDQFLCHVAKTGETMIQWSQFKGYFIFKLEKVMDDFRTSAPEPRGPPNPNVEYIPFDEMKERILKIVTGFNGIPFTIQRLCELLTDPRRNYTGTDKFLRGVEKNVMVVSCVYPSSEKNNSNSLNRMNGVMFPGNSPSYTERSNINGPGTPRPLNRPKVSLSVPMTTNGLPESTDSKESNLKQNEDKSHSDSSTSESEGSSVSPIKNKHPDEDAVEAEGHEVKRLRFDKESEVREMASQTSSSEISSVTVEQTAAPSSSQDKDKESSCSRQHCTEEEEEEEEEEEEESFMTSREMIPERKNQEKESDDALTVNEETSEENNQMEESDLTQVERDLHSEGSENAGPVSSGSNCHEAEELVGSNSSKTGEILSESSMENDEAPEVTDEPMEQD, from the exons GATTCAGTGGTCCCAATTCAAaggctattttattttcaaactggAGAAAGTGATGGATGATTTCAGAACTTCAGCTCCTGAACCAAGAGGTCCTCCCAACCCTAATGTCGAATATATTCCCTTTGatgaaatgaaggaaagaatactgaaaattgtCACTGGATTTAATGG TATACCTTTTACTATTCAGCGACTATGTGAATTGCTGACAGATCCAAGGAGAAACTATACAGGAACAGACAAATTTCTCAGAGGAGTAGAaaag AATGTGATGGTTGTTAGCTGTGTTTATCCTTCTTCAGA gaAGAACAATTCCAATAGTTTAAATCGAATGAATGGTGTTATGTTTCCTGGAAATTCACCAAGTTACACTGAGAG GTCTAATATAAATGGACCTGGAACACCCAGGCCACTTAATCGACCAAAGGTTTCTTTGTCAGTCCCCATGACAACAAATGGCTTGCCTGAGAGCACAGACAGCAAAGAGTCAAACTTAAAGCAAAATGAGGACAAAAGTCACAG TGACTCATCAACATCCGAATCAGAAGGTTCCTCAGTGAGccctataaaaaataaacatccagATGAAGATGCTGTGGAAGCTGAGGGACACGAAGTAAAAAGACTCAGGTTTGACAAAGAAAGTGAAGTCAGAGAGATGGCCAGTCAGACATCTTCCAGTGAAATTTCTTCAGTTACGGTAGAACAAACAGCAGCTCCGTCTTCATCTCAGgacaaagacaaagaaagcaGTTGTTCCAGGCAGCACTgtacagaagaggaggaagaggaggaggaagaggaggaagaag AGTCTTTTATGACATCAAGAGAAATGATCCCAGAaaggaaaaatcaagaaaaagaatcTGATGATGCCttaactgtgaatgaagagacttCTGAGGAAAATAATCAAATGGAGGAATCTGATCTGACTCAAGTTGAGAGAGATTTACATTCTGAAGGTAGTGAAAATGCAGGCCCTGTAAGTAGTGGTTCCAACTGCCATGAAGCAGAGGAATTAGTAGGATCCAATTCCAGTAAAACTGGAGAGATTCTCTCAGAATCATCCATGGAAAATGACGAAGCCCCGGAAGTCACAGATGAACCAATGGAACAAGACTAA
- the PPP4R2 gene encoding serine/threonine-protein phosphatase 4 regulatory subunit 2 isoform X2, which translates to MIQWSQFKGYFIFKLEKVMDDFRTSAPEPRGPPNPNVEYIPFDEMKERILKIVTGFNGIPFTIQRLCELLTDPRRNYTGTDKFLRGVEKNVMVVSCVYPSSEKNNSNSLNRMNGVMFPGNSPSYTERSNINGPGTPRPLNRPKVSLSVPMTTNGLPESTDSKESNLKQNEDKSHSDSSTSESEGSSVSPIKNKHPDEDAVEAEGHEVKRLRFDKESEVREMASQTSSSEISSVTVEQTAAPSSSQDKDKESSCSRQHCTEEEEEEEEEEEEESFMTSREMIPERKNQEKESDDALTVNEETSEENNQMEESDLTQVERDLHSEGSENAGPVSSGSNCHEAEELVGSNSSKTGEILSESSMENDEAPEVTDEPMEQD; encoded by the exons GATTCAGTGGTCCCAATTCAAaggctattttattttcaaactggAGAAAGTGATGGATGATTTCAGAACTTCAGCTCCTGAACCAAGAGGTCCTCCCAACCCTAATGTCGAATATATTCCCTTTGatgaaatgaaggaaagaatactgaaaattgtCACTGGATTTAATGG TATACCTTTTACTATTCAGCGACTATGTGAATTGCTGACAGATCCAAGGAGAAACTATACAGGAACAGACAAATTTCTCAGAGGAGTAGAaaag AATGTGATGGTTGTTAGCTGTGTTTATCCTTCTTCAGA gaAGAACAATTCCAATAGTTTAAATCGAATGAATGGTGTTATGTTTCCTGGAAATTCACCAAGTTACACTGAGAG GTCTAATATAAATGGACCTGGAACACCCAGGCCACTTAATCGACCAAAGGTTTCTTTGTCAGTCCCCATGACAACAAATGGCTTGCCTGAGAGCACAGACAGCAAAGAGTCAAACTTAAAGCAAAATGAGGACAAAAGTCACAG TGACTCATCAACATCCGAATCAGAAGGTTCCTCAGTGAGccctataaaaaataaacatccagATGAAGATGCTGTGGAAGCTGAGGGACACGAAGTAAAAAGACTCAGGTTTGACAAAGAAAGTGAAGTCAGAGAGATGGCCAGTCAGACATCTTCCAGTGAAATTTCTTCAGTTACGGTAGAACAAACAGCAGCTCCGTCTTCATCTCAGgacaaagacaaagaaagcaGTTGTTCCAGGCAGCACTgtacagaagaggaggaagaggaggaggaagaggaggaagaag AGTCTTTTATGACATCAAGAGAAATGATCCCAGAaaggaaaaatcaagaaaaagaatcTGATGATGCCttaactgtgaatgaagagacttCTGAGGAAAATAATCAAATGGAGGAATCTGATCTGACTCAAGTTGAGAGAGATTTACATTCTGAAGGTAGTGAAAATGCAGGCCCTGTAAGTAGTGGTTCCAACTGCCATGAAGCAGAGGAATTAGTAGGATCCAATTCCAGTAAAACTGGAGAGATTCTCTCAGAATCATCCATGGAAAATGACGAAGCCCCGGAAGTCACAGATGAACCAATGGAACAAGACTAA